The nucleotide sequence GGCCAATTCCTTCCCCAGCCGCGAGCCGCCGCGGTCCTTCGGGGCGAGCGCCGTGAGGCGTCCGCCGGGCTTCAGGGCGCGCAGCGCCAGCGCGATTGCGTAGCGGCGCTCGACCGTGCCAGGCGGCGCGAGCAGGACGGCCGCGTCCAGGCTCGCGGGCGCCACGTCCTCCAGGCGCGCGGAGCCGGGGATCAGGGGCGAGACCTGCGCGGCGCCTTCCGGGATCTCGGCGAGTTCGGCGGGCGGCAGGCCGTACAGGATGGCGGTGGGGACGGTCATGCTCTTCGGACTGACAGATTCACTTCATGCCGTTGCCGGCTTTTCGGTTCAGAGGCCGTGGCTTCCCCTCTCCCGGCCGTGCGGGGAGAGGGCTTCGGCGATCGTGTCGTCGCCGAAGCGAGGCGGCAGCCGGGGGTGAGGGGGCTTGAACGGAGGAGGCTCTGCCGGAGAAGCCGCCTCACCCCCGCGTCGATCCCTGCGGGATCGCTCGCTCGGCTCGCCCCCGACAAGGGGGGCTCGCCCCTCTCCCCGCGTGCGGGGAGAGGGGCAGCCGCGTTTCCCGGCGCGACCGACCCAAGGATCGGATACGGCCCCCTCAGCCCCGCGGGAATTCCAGCCCCATCTCGCGGTAGCGCGCGGGGTCGTCGGCCCAGTTCTCGCGCACCTTCACGTGCAGGAAGAGGTGGACCCGGGCGTCGGCCGCCTCCGCGATCTCGATGCGCGCCGCCTGGCCGATCGCCTTGATGGTCTGGCCGCCCTTGCCGAGCACGATCGAGCGCTGGCTCTCGCGCTCCACGAAGATCGTCTGCTCGATCCGCACCGAGCCGTCGGGCCGGATCTGCCACTGGTCGGTCTCGACGGTGGAGCGGTAGGGCAGCTCCTCGTGCAGGCGGTCGTAGATCTTCTCGCGGGTGATCTCGGCGGCGAGCATGCGCAGCGGCGCGTCCGAGACCTGATCCTCGGGATAGAGCCAGGGCCCCTCGGGCATCAGGGCGGCGAGCGCGCGCTTGAGCGTCTCGACCCCGTCGCCGTTCAGCGCCGAGACCATGAAGGTCTGCTCGAAGGGGATGAGCCCATTGAGCCGGGCTGCGAGTTCGAGCAGGCGCTCGCGCGGGATCAGGTCGATCTTGTTGAGGATCAGGATGCGCGGGCGGCGCACGTCCTTCAGGCGCGCCAGTACCGCCTCGACCTCCTCCTCCACGCCCTTGCGGGCATCGACCAGCAGGCAGACCGCGTCGGCGTCGGCCGCCCCGCTCCAGGCGGAGTGCACCATGGCCCGGTCGAGACGGCGCTTGGGGGCGAAGATGCCGGGCGTATCGACCAGAACGATCTGTGCCGTGCCCTCGATCACGATGCCGCGCACGAGCGCGCGGGTCGTCTGGACCTTGCGCGAGACGATCGAGACCTTGGTGCCGACGAGGCTGTTGAGCAGCGTCGACTTGCCGGCATTCGGAACGCCGATCAGCGCGACGAAGCCCGCCCGCGCGCCCTCCGGCGTGCCCGGCAGGGTGCTCGGCAGCGGGGTCGGGGCCTGTTCAGGTGTCTCGGGTGTATCGTCAGCCATCGTTCGGTTCCGTCGGGGCGGGGCCCGCGATGCCCTCGCGCTCCATCAACGCGCGGGCGGCCTCCTGTTCGGCGACCCGCTTGGAGGGGCCTTCGCCGATCGCGGGCTCCAGCCCCTCGACCTGCGCGGCGATGCGGTAGTGCGGCGCGTGGTCGGGCCCCGAGCGCTCGGCCACCGCGTAGGTGGGGAGGGGCAGGCTGCGCGCCATCGCCCATTCCTGCAGGGCGGACTTGGCGTCGCGCCCGCGCGGGGCGCCGGTGAGCTCCGCCGGCCGGAACGCCGCCTCCACGATCGCGCGGGCCGTCGTGTAGCCGGCGTCGAGATAGACCGCGCCGAGGATCGCCTCGCAGACATCGGCCAGGATGGTCTGGTTGCGCCGCGCGCCCCCGCTGACCTCGCCCTGTCCGAGCATCAGGTG is from Methylobacterium radiodurans and encodes:
- the era gene encoding GTPase Era, yielding MADDTPETPEQAPTPLPSTLPGTPEGARAGFVALIGVPNAGKSTLLNSLVGTKVSIVSRKVQTTRALVRGIVIEGTAQIVLVDTPGIFAPKRRLDRAMVHSAWSGAADADAVCLLVDARKGVEEEVEAVLARLKDVRRPRILILNKIDLIPRERLLELAARLNGLIPFEQTFMVSALNGDGVETLKRALAALMPEGPWLYPEDQVSDAPLRMLAAEITREKIYDRLHEELPYRSTVETDQWQIRPDGSVRIEQTIFVERESQRSIVLGKGGQTIKAIGQAARIEIAEAADARVHLFLHVKVRENWADDPARYREMGLEFPRG
- the rnc gene encoding ribonuclease III, with amino-acid sequence MTDDAARPSAAARRGRRPRPPLGLLEARIGHSFADRSLLERALTHVSKAGGRGGSYQRLEFLGDRVLGLAVADILYAALPDADEGELSRRLAGLVRRETCAAVSNAWEVGPHLMLGQGEVSGGARRNQTILADVCEAILGAVYLDAGYTTARAIVEAAFRPAELTGAPRGRDAKSALQEWAMARSLPLPTYAVAERSGPDHAPHYRIAAQVEGLEPAIGEGPSKRVAEQEAARALMEREGIAGPAPTEPNDG